Below is a window of Candidatus Methanoperedens sp. DNA.
TGCCGCCGTTTTTCAGTTCCAGGGCTTTGATTTTTAACTCCTCTGACCAATCCATCATTTCTTCTGCAATTTCCATTGCTTTTTCATTGACACTTAGCAAAAAATTCACCGCCTAATAGTACACATAGTTAGTAGGAAAAGCAAGCTTATAAGGTTTTTGAATTATTATTTTTTTAAGGGCAATTATGATAACAATTGTTAACATCGATCTTCCGGATTATCTTTTTTGTCTAAAATCCTGCTATAAACAGTATCCCGAACAGGATAAACAACGCGCCTGCGCCCAGCTTTATTTTTGATAGCGGCACAATTTCACATAGTTTTTGGCCAGCAAGTATCCCCAGAAGGCTTATTGCCGCAAGCGCAAGAACTGCGCCTGTAAAGACAAGATATGGTGAATTGTATTTTGCTGAAAGTGTGATCGCCGAAAGTTGTGTTTTATCCCCCATCTCAGCAAGAGCTATCATGCTGAAAGTTGAAATAAACGGGTTGAGCACCGGAGAATTATTGTTTTCTTCATTATCTTCTTTAGATCTTAGCATCATTATCCCGAATACAATGAACATGAGGCCGGCTATTATTTTGATAATATTTTCCGGGATCAATCGCAATAGTCCTTCCCCGACAAGAACACCCAGCCCGGTTACAAGAATAAAAGCAAGTACGACGCCTGCGAAGACCTTCTTT
It encodes the following:
- a CDS encoding TMEM165/GDT1 family protein → MDITPLLTTFGLIALAELGDKTQLTVIALSARYDRKKVFAGVVLAFILVTGLGVLVGEGLLRLIPENIIKIIAGLMFIVFGIMMLRSKEDNEENNNSPVLNPFISTFSMIALAEMGDKTQLSAITLSAKYNSPYLVFTGAVLALAAISLLGILAGQKLCEIVPLSKIKLGAGALFILFGILFIAGF